The Haloplanus natans DSM 17983 genome has a segment encoding these proteins:
- a CDS encoding sensor histidine kinase codes for MDRHTSKFTFINEAGLEILGYEKATLLGEHISIIMDEAAVKPGQQLIASLLESRETRATFEMEVQTHGGGRILCENHLGLLPEDCEYSGTAGILREITPRSEREQELERQNARLEEFTSVVPHDLRNPLSVAQGRLHAARDDCDSPHLDHVAAAHDRMDALIDDLLTLAREGESVTDIEPVSLETVATNCCHGFEGAEATLQVPTSRTIRADRSRLQQLLENLFVNAIEHGGEGVTVTVGEFEDGFFVADDGLGIPESDREQVLEPGYSTSEDGTGFGLGIVNQIAEAHGWTITVTESDDGGARIEITGVEVI; via the coding sequence GTGGATCGACACACCTCGAAATTTACCTTCATCAACGAGGCCGGACTCGAAATCCTCGGCTATGAGAAGGCGACACTGCTTGGTGAACACATTTCGATCATCATGGACGAGGCAGCCGTCAAGCCGGGCCAGCAGCTGATTGCGTCGCTGCTTGAGAGCAGGGAGACACGGGCGACGTTCGAGATGGAGGTCCAAACCCATGGAGGAGGTCGGATTCTTTGTGAGAACCATCTTGGCTTACTTCCCGAGGACTGCGAGTATAGCGGGACGGCCGGGATCCTTCGTGAGATCACCCCCCGCAGCGAGCGTGAACAGGAACTGGAACGCCAGAATGCACGCTTAGAAGAGTTCACCAGCGTCGTCCCGCATGATCTCCGGAACCCACTGTCGGTCGCACAAGGGCGACTCCACGCCGCACGAGATGACTGTGACAGCCCTCATCTCGATCACGTCGCGGCCGCGCATGATCGGATGGATGCATTGATCGATGACTTGCTGACGTTGGCCCGCGAAGGCGAATCAGTGACTGATATCGAACCCGTCAGCTTAGAGACCGTCGCCACGAATTGTTGTCATGGCTTCGAAGGGGCTGAGGCGACACTCCAGGTACCCACCTCGCGGACGATTCGAGCCGATCGCAGCCGCCTTCAGCAACTCCTAGAGAATCTGTTTGTGAATGCTATCGAACATGGGGGCGAGGGGGTGACCGTGACTGTTGGTGAATTCGAGGATGGCTTTTTTGTTGCGGACGATGGGTTAGGGATCCCCGAATCAGATCGTGAGCAGGTCTTGGAGCCTGGCTACAGCACGTCTGAGGATGGGACCGGCTTCGGGCTGGGAATCGTCAACCAAATCGCCGAAGCGCATGGGTGGACGATAACGGTAACCGAGAGTGACGATGGTGGGGCCCGCATCGAGATTACCGGCGTTGAAGTGATATGA
- a CDS encoding pyridoxamine 5'-phosphate oxidase family protein, with translation MQEYGVEMTDKEIAEFLTRQGHGVLSFGGDEPYGLPISFGYDVLDNRCIFQLVSDADSKKEAALTRSSSVNLVAYEWNDVDNWRSVIITGQLHPIPENSQDAIDAAGIFAEYASVASLTVFDKPLSELTAVWHKLDIEDMSGRQAPTITEH, from the coding sequence ATGCAGGAGTACGGTGTTGAGATGACAGACAAAGAGATCGCCGAGTTCCTAACGCGACAGGGGCACGGCGTTCTGTCATTTGGTGGGGACGAACCATACGGTTTGCCGATCTCTTTCGGCTACGACGTGCTAGACAACAGGTGTATCTTCCAGTTAGTATCGGACGCCGACAGCAAGAAAGAGGCGGCACTAACACGGTCAAGTAGCGTGAATCTGGTCGCTTACGAGTGGAACGATGTTGATAATTGGCGAAGCGTCATCATCACGGGACAACTACACCCGATTCCAGAGAATTCACAAGACGCAATCGACGCGGCTGGTATCTTTGCCGAATATGCGTCAGTGGCCAGCCTGACTGTCTTCGATAAGCCACTCTCCGAACTCACAGCTGTCTGGCACAAACTCGACATCGAAGATATGTCCGGCCGCCAAGCCCCAACAATCACCGAACACTGA